Genomic DNA from Nonomuraea rubra:
GGCATGGGGGGCGGCTCACCCTGATCAGGGCCGACATCGTGACCAGGGACGGGCAGACCAGGCTCGTCGTGGCGCCGCCGCCGGACTTCGCCCGCGTCCTGGCCCGCCTGGCGGTCTGAGCAGAGCTCGGTGTTCACGCCACGGTCACTGTTCGGCGGCGATACGGGAGAATCGTGGCGGAAGGCCGTCGGGTTTCTGACGATCTGAGGCATGCGGCGGATTCTCGTCACGGTCCTGATCTTCAGCGCGCTGACGGCGGCTCTCGTGACCTTCCTGACGAACGCGGCCGACGAACTGGGCGGGACAGGCCACCGTCCTGAGTGCCCGGTGACGTCCGCCGGTGACGTCCGCAGGACGGCGAGGCTGGTGGTGGACAACACCGATGTCCCCGCGCCTGTCCTGACCTCGGTCACGGTGGTGACCGTGCCGTTGCGCGCACCACTCGTGGGAGGGCTGTTCCAGGGACGAGCCCACCCCGCCTACCGGCAGTCGATGCATTGCCTCCTGCGCACGGGCGACGGCGAATGGAGATGGTGGGAGAGACGTAAGTCCCCGCCCGCCGTGGTGGTCGGGAACGACAAGGTGATGATCACCGACACCGTCTACGCGGACGTGGACTACCTGGTCTGGGAGCTGTGCAGATCGCCTGATCAGAGCCTTGCACCCGGACCTCGGGGGTTCCCGGACTGCGAGGCCGAAGCCGGGGTCGGCCCATGGAGGCTGCACGGTCCCGGAGCCGGGCGGTGGTACTTCGAACTCGCCGCCGATCCCGCCGGGACCTGGGACGAGGTCACCCTAGAACTCCCTCCCGGCTGGCTGAGAGCACCGATCCCGCTGCCGGCCGCTTCCGGGCCCCGGCATCTGACATGGCGTGGACTCTCCCAGCCGGCCGGCTTCACGTTGCTGCCCGACATCGACGCGCGAAGCGTGATCACGATGAACGCTCATCCGGGTCGCTCCCTGAGCATGCTGCTGCTCAACCTCTGTGACCTGGCGATCCTGCTGCTCCCGGTGATCTGGACAGGGACGCGGAGCCGAGGGCGGAAGCGGTCACCGTCGTCCGGCCACCCTGACCCGGGGGACGAGCCCGGCCTGCGGGAGCGGCGCGCGCGTGACGCCGCCCGGGCGCGCCGCAGGAGGCGGTGGCGAGCGCGACTGCGTCTCCGCTTCCTGCTCGTGCCGCTGACGGTCACCTTGATCACTGCGGTGATCGACGAGACCAATGAGTGGTTCGGGCCGTCGGTGTCGGAGGGGGACGCCGAGTTCACGTACTGGGCCATCACGACAGGCGCGCTGTTGCTGTCCGGCGCCCTGATGCTGGGGGCGGCACGGCTGTGGCGCGCCCTTCCGGCGATGGTCCTGGTGGCGGCCATGTACGGGGGAGTGGGGCTGAGCGAGCGGCTCGTCCCCGCGGGGGAAGAGCATCTCGTCTTCCCGGACGAGATGCCACTGCTGCCCTGGTCGGCTCCCCTCGCCATCGGCGCGAGCTTGATCCTGGTGCTGTTGTTGCTGATCGCCGTGCTCAACGGCCTCCGGCTGGCCTGGCGACCTTGTGCCGACGCGGCGCTGCCCGCATGGGCCTGGTGGGCCGCGACGTCCGGGGCCGCGCTCACCGTCTCCTACGTCTGTTATGCCTCGGCCCGCGACAGGTCGTGGGCGGCCTGGCTGGACTACGACACGGCCTCCATCGCGGGAGTCGCGTGGGATCAGCTGTGGCTGCCGTACAGCGTGGTGTGGCTGGTGAGCGGCAGTGGGCTGCTGTGGCTCTGGCCGCTTGCCCTCGTGCTCGCGTACCTGCGCGAGCAGGCGGCGGTGCGGGCGGCGATCGGCTTGCCGTTGTGGCACTCTCCCGGGGCCGGGCCGCCGACGGTGACAGGGCCGTCCGGGCGGCGCCGCCTGATGGTGGTGTGGGTCTTCGCAGCGGGTGCCATGAGCTTCAGCGAGTACTACGGCGGCCTGTACCTGCCCGTGAAATTCGTGGCCACGGCCGTCACGCTCTGGCTGATCCTGCGCGTGAGCCGGTCGAGGGTGGTCGCGCTGCATCGCCTGGACGACGGGCGGCCACTGCTGGCCACCCTGGAGCCGGGCGTGTTCGAGCAGGTGCGCGAGCGTGCTCTGACCTTCCTCGAAACCCGCAGGACGGGCCGGATGTCCGACAGCGGAGCCGCTGAGCGGCCGGAGAAACTGAAGGAGGAATTCGAGAAGCTCGAGCAATGGCCTCCGGGCCAGGAGGGGAAGCTCCCGACCGGCATCTCTCCGTTGCACCTCGCGCTCCTCGCCGGCCCTGAGCCGCCCGGCCGCGGCGGCCCGGCGGGCCTTGCCTGGAGGACCGGCTCGATCACCCTGGCGCTGGGTGTGATCCCCATGCTCTACCTGCTGTGGTGGGACGTGCAGGCCGAAGGAGGACCACTGAGCCTGACACGGGACGCGGGCATGTGGTACTCGGCCAACGTGATCCAGGAAGTCGTCTTCTGGTTCCTACCCGGGTACCTGCTGGGTCTGTTGTGGCGTGAGCTGCCCGGCCGTACCGGTGCGATCAGGTCTCTGTCCTTGAGCGGCGCGTACGCCGCCGGGGTCGTGGCCTACTGGGTGCCGGCGGAGATCATGGATCTGGCCGACGTGACCGGGATGTCGCTGCGGGCTCTCCTGCTGTTCGTGGTGCTCACCACGGCAGGCCTGGTCACGGACATGCGCACGCTGCGTACGGTGATCCAGCCGTGGAACAGGCTCGGGCGTTTCCTGCTGGAGGTCTATCGGCTGGAGAGCATCCCGTCGCAGGCCACGTTCATCCTCGCGCAGATCGCCGCGGTGCTGGCCATCATCCAGTTCGTACGAGGGCAGGGGGGCGAGCCGCAGTACCCGAGCATCGACCCCTTCCAGGTGCCACGCCCTCCGGGGTAGGCCACCGGACCCCTCGCGCGGAGGGAGCCCGGTGGCGGCCGTCACGGGCGGTTGACGTAGTCGCGGAGGTGGATGGCCGTCAGGGAGGTGCCGTTCGCGACCAGGTCGGACGGAGTGCCGGAGAAGACGACCTGGCCGCCGTCGTGGCCGGCGCCCGGGCCGAGGTCGATGATCCAGTCGGCGTGGGCCATGACGGCCTGGTGGTGCTCGATGACGATGACCGAGTTGCCGTCGTCCACGAGGCGGTCGAGGAGGGCCAGGAGCTGGTCCACGTCCGCGAGGTGGAGCCCCGTCGTGGGTTCGTCCAGCACGTACGTGGTGCCGTTCTTGGCCATGTTGATGGCGAGCTTGAGGCGCTGGCGTTCACCGCCCGACAGGGTGGTGAGGGGCTGGCCCAGGCCCAGGTAGCCGAGGCCGACCGAGACGAGGCGGTCGAGGATGGTGCCCGCCTGGCCGGTGGGGAAGAAGTCGCGGGCCTCGGAGATCGGCATCTCCAGCACCTCGCTGATGTTCTTGCCGCGCAGCCGGTACGTCAGCACCTGCGCCGTGAACCGCTTGCCCTCGCACGTCTCGCACACCGACGCCACCTCGGCCATCATCGCCAGGTCGGTGTAGATGAGGCCGATGCCCTTGCAGGCCGGGCAGGCCCCTTCGGAGTTGGCGCTGAACAGCCCCGGCTTGACCCCGTTGGCCTTGGCGAAGGCGGTGCGGATCGGGTCGAGCACCCCCGTGTACGTGGCCGGGTTGCTCCTGCGGGACCCGCGGATCGGCGACTGGTCGGCCACCACCACGCCGTCCCTGCCCGACACGTACCCGTGGATCAGGGAGCTCTTCCCGGAGCCGGCGACGCCGGTGACCACGGTCAGCACGCCGAGCGGGATGTCCACGCTCACGTCCGCGAGGTTGTGCAGGGTGGCGTTCCTGATCGGGAGCTGCCCGGACGGCCTGCGGAAGTCGTCGCGCAGCCGTACGCGGTGGTCGAGGTAGCGGCCGGTCAGCGTGCCGGAGGAGCGCAGCCCCGACAGGTGGCCGGAGTAGCAGACCTGGCCGCCGGCCGTGCCCGCGCCGGGGCCGAGGTCGACGACGTGGTCGGCGATGGCGATGGTCTCCGGCTTGTGCTCGACCACGAGCACCGTGTTGCCCTTGTCGCACAGCGCCAGCAGCAGGCGGTTCATGCGCTGGATGTCGTGCGGGTGCAGCCCGGCGGTGGGCTCGTCGAAGACGTAGGTGACGTCGGTGAGGCTGGAATTGAGATGGCGCACCATCTTCACCCGCTGCGCCTCGCCGCCCGACAGCGTGGACGACTCCCGGTTCAGGCTGAGATAGCCGAGGCCGATCTCGACCAGCGAGTCGAGCGTCGAGCGCAGCCCCTCCAGGACCGGCCCGATGCGCGGGTCGCCGATGCCGCGGATGAAGTCGGCCAGGTCGTTGACCTGCATGGCCGAGCAGTCGGCGATGTTCAGGCCGCCGATCCTGGCCGAGCGGGCGGCCTCGTTCAGGCGGGTGCCGTCGCAGGCGGGGCAGGGGGCCAGCTTGATCGCCCGGTCGGCGAACGCCCGCGCGGCCGGCTGCATCGACTCCCGGTCCTTGCCCAGGAAGCCGCGCCTGACCCGGACGAGCAGGCCCTCGTAGGTGAAGTTGTTGTTGCCGTACTTGAGCTTGGTGGCGGGCTTGTGCAGCAGGTCCGCCCACTGCTGCTCGGTGAAGTCCTTCAGCTTGACGGCGGGGTCGAACAGGCCGGAGCCGGCCACGACCTGCCAGGGCCAGCTGTCCACCGCGTACCCGGGGGCCTTGATCGCGCCCTCGTTCAGCGACAGCTCCCTGTCGACCACCTCGTCCAGGTCGATGTCGGTCGCCTTGCCCAGCCCCTCGCACTCCGGGCACATGCCTTCGGCCATGTTGAAGCTGAAGGCGGAGGCGGAGCCGACGTGCGGCTCGGCGATGCGGCTGAAGATGATCCGCAACATGGTGTGCGCGTCGGTCGCGGTGCCCACGGTGGAGCGGGCGTTGGCGCCCATCCGCTCCTGGTCCACGATGATCGCCGCGCTGAGGTTGTGCAGCGCGTCCACGTCCGGACGGGACAGGCTCGGCATGAACGCCTGGATGAACGCCGTGTACGTCTCGTCGATCAGCCGCCGCGACTCCGCTGCGATGGTGTCGAAGACGAGCGAGGACTTGCCGGAGCCGGAAACCCCGGTGAAGACCGTGAGACGCCGCTTGGGGATGTCGAGGGAGACGCCCTTGAGGTTGTTCTCCCTGGCGCCGCGGACCTGGATGCTGTCGTGGCTGTCCGCGGCGGTGTGGTCACGAGTCTGGACGGTGCTTGCCTGGTGGCTGGAGAGCACGGAACCCTTCCATCGTCGGCTGACTGTTTATGGTGTAAGGAGATTGGCCGGGACAGCTTACCCCGGCCGGAGGGCGGGCGGAGCACGTCTGCGGGCGGGCGAACATGTCGTGAACTCGGAGCGACGCCCTGCTCAGGGCGTGCTTCAGGGGTTTAGCGTGGCAGGCGCCATCAGTGGAAATCCGTCGGAGTACGTCGAGTTGCGCAGGAATCATCGGGAGCCCGGCGTGCGCGCCGTCCTTGCGGGGGGAAGGCTCGTCTCGGTCGGGATCGACTCCTGGCTGATGCGCGAGCCTCCGGAGACCGTGGCCGCCTTGGTGGCCGAGGCGGTGGACGCCGCCTTCGCCAGGGAGTCGCCGGTCGACGCCGCCGTGCCGTTCGTCGAGCCGCTGGCCCTGGCGCGGGAGCTGCGCGCCGTACGGGCCGATCTGGACGCGCGGATGGCGCGGGTGACCGCGTCCATCGAGGTGAGCGCGGCGGCGCTGCGGGCCGGGTGCGGGGTGCCGCTGATGGACTTCGGCGAGCTGTTCGACCGGCTGATCGCGATGCTGGAGACGATCGGCGGCGTGCCCGACGGCGACGTGCGCGGCACGTCGGAGGGGCCGGTGAGCGCGGTGTGCGCGCCGGGGCCGCGGCTGGTCGCGCTGAACGTGACGGCGCGTGCCCTGTACGGCGGCCCGTGGGCGCTGGGGGAGCGCGTGGTGGAGGGCGTCAACACCGCCCTGGACGACCTGCGGCACGGGCTGCTGCGGCGGCGGGCCGAGGCCGGTGCGGGCACCGAGCAGATCATGGCCAGAGTGGAGGAGCTGCGGCGGCTCGGCGTGTTGCGGATGCGGGCGTACGCGCGGGACATGGCGGCGATGATGGACGAGGTCAGGGCGGCCGACGCGGTCGGGGGCGACGTGCCGGAGGCGGTGTGAGGTCGTGAGCCTGGAGCTGCCCGCCGCGCTGGCGGCCGTCGAGGCGTTCCTCGGCCGGCCGTTCCCCGACGGGGACGAGGACGCCCTGGTCCGGCTGGGCGACGACCACGACGGGCGGCCGGGCGACGATCACGACGGGCGGCCGGGCGCGGACGCCAGGGTCGCGGGGCTCGGGCTGAAGGCGTCCGCTGGGCTCCTGCTCGCCCGCAAGGGCGTCACGCTGCTGCAGTACGGCCTCATCGC
This window encodes:
- a CDS encoding DUF6185 family protein; amino-acid sequence: MRRILVTVLIFSALTAALVTFLTNAADELGGTGHRPECPVTSAGDVRRTARLVVDNTDVPAPVLTSVTVVTVPLRAPLVGGLFQGRAHPAYRQSMHCLLRTGDGEWRWWERRKSPPAVVVGNDKVMITDTVYADVDYLVWELCRSPDQSLAPGPRGFPDCEAEAGVGPWRLHGPGAGRWYFELAADPAGTWDEVTLELPPGWLRAPIPLPAASGPRHLTWRGLSQPAGFTLLPDIDARSVITMNAHPGRSLSMLLLNLCDLAILLLPVIWTGTRSRGRKRSPSSGHPDPGDEPGLRERRARDAARARRRRRWRARLRLRFLLVPLTVTLITAVIDETNEWFGPSVSEGDAEFTYWAITTGALLLSGALMLGAARLWRALPAMVLVAAMYGGVGLSERLVPAGEEHLVFPDEMPLLPWSAPLAIGASLILVLLLLIAVLNGLRLAWRPCADAALPAWAWWAATSGAALTVSYVCYASARDRSWAAWLDYDTASIAGVAWDQLWLPYSVVWLVSGSGLLWLWPLALVLAYLREQAAVRAAIGLPLWHSPGAGPPTVTGPSGRRRLMVVWVFAAGAMSFSEYYGGLYLPVKFVATAVTLWLILRVSRSRVVALHRLDDGRPLLATLEPGVFEQVRERALTFLETRRTGRMSDSGAAERPEKLKEEFEKLEQWPPGQEGKLPTGISPLHLALLAGPEPPGRGGPAGLAWRTGSITLALGVIPMLYLLWWDVQAEGGPLSLTRDAGMWYSANVIQEVVFWFLPGYLLGLLWRELPGRTGAIRSLSLSGAYAAGVVAYWVPAEIMDLADVTGMSLRALLLFVVLTTAGLVTDMRTLRTVIQPWNRLGRFLLEVYRLESIPSQATFILAQIAAVLAIIQFVRGQGGEPQYPSIDPFQVPRPPG
- a CDS encoding ATP-binding cassette domain-containing protein, with the translated sequence MLRIIFSRIAEPHVGSASAFSFNMAEGMCPECEGLGKATDIDLDEVVDRELSLNEGAIKAPGYAVDSWPWQVVAGSGLFDPAVKLKDFTEQQWADLLHKPATKLKYGNNNFTYEGLLVRVRRGFLGKDRESMQPAARAFADRAIKLAPCPACDGTRLNEAARSARIGGLNIADCSAMQVNDLADFIRGIGDPRIGPVLEGLRSTLDSLVEIGLGYLSLNRESSTLSGGEAQRVKMVRHLNSSLTDVTYVFDEPTAGLHPHDIQRMNRLLLALCDKGNTVLVVEHKPETIAIADHVVDLGPGAGTAGGQVCYSGHLSGLRSSGTLTGRYLDHRVRLRDDFRRPSGQLPIRNATLHNLADVSVDIPLGVLTVVTGVAGSGKSSLIHGYVSGRDGVVVADQSPIRGSRRSNPATYTGVLDPIRTAFAKANGVKPGLFSANSEGACPACKGIGLIYTDLAMMAEVASVCETCEGKRFTAQVLTYRLRGKNISEVLEMPISEARDFFPTGQAGTILDRLVSVGLGYLGLGQPLTTLSGGERQRLKLAINMAKNGTTYVLDEPTTGLHLADVDQLLALLDRLVDDGNSVIVIEHHQAVMAHADWIIDLGPGAGHDGGQVVFSGTPSDLVANGTSLTAIHLRDYVNRP